Proteins from one Streptomyces sp. NBC_00390 genomic window:
- a CDS encoding NAD(P)-dependent oxidoreductase, producing the protein MTTNNSVQVSVLGLGAMGSALAGALVKAGYATTVWNRSPEKADDLVAQGAEAAATAGDAVRAGGLVIVCLLDHASVHEVLDPLSNELAGRTLINVTTTSPAQSRELAAWAAHAGVAYLDGGIMAVPHMIGRPGSSILYSGSADVFHQYKPLLDLWGTSTYFGEDAGLASLYDLALLAGMYVMFAGFLHGAAMVAPAGVTAGEFAAMATPWLTAMTGAFQGFAAVIDGGDYTVEGQQSLEFSNLGDLLAASSDQGISTEVVAMVQRLIQRQIDAGHGEEGFARIIESIKQPG; encoded by the coding sequence ATGACAACCAACAACAGCGTCCAGGTGAGTGTTCTCGGGCTTGGGGCGATGGGGAGCGCTCTCGCGGGCGCCCTGGTGAAGGCCGGATACGCGACAACGGTCTGGAACCGTTCACCGGAGAAGGCGGACGACCTCGTTGCGCAGGGCGCGGAGGCCGCTGCGACGGCCGGCGACGCGGTCCGGGCCGGCGGGTTGGTGATCGTATGCCTGCTGGACCACGCGTCGGTCCATGAGGTGCTCGATCCGCTCTCCAATGAGTTGGCGGGACGAACCTTGATCAACGTGACCACGACGTCACCGGCTCAGTCACGGGAGCTGGCCGCCTGGGCCGCCCATGCCGGGGTCGCGTATCTGGACGGCGGCATCATGGCCGTACCGCACATGATCGGCCGGCCTGGGTCATCGATCCTCTACAGCGGATCGGCCGATGTCTTCCATCAGTACAAGCCGCTGCTCGACCTGTGGGGAACCAGTACCTACTTCGGTGAGGATGCTGGGCTGGCGTCCCTGTACGACCTCGCCCTGCTCGCGGGTATGTACGTCATGTTCGCCGGATTCCTGCACGGCGCCGCCATGGTCGCGCCGGCCGGCGTGACGGCGGGCGAGTTCGCCGCTATGGCAACCCCTTGGCTGACCGCCATGACCGGCGCCTTCCAAGGGTTCGCCGCAGTCATCGATGGCGGGGACTACACCGTCGAAGGGCAACAGAGCCTCGAGTTCTCCAACCTCGGTGACCTCCTGGCCGCCAGTTCCGACCAGGGCATCAGCACCGAGGTGGTCGCCATGGTCCAGAGGCTGATCCAACGTCAGATTGATGCAGGCCATGGAGAGGAAGGCTTCGCCCGGATCATCGAGAGCATCAAACAACCGGGCTGA
- a CDS encoding aspartate/glutamate racemase family protein: protein MLALLHTSPVHVPVFDALRDRHRPSLEMLHLVHEDLLVRARTDGPQAVAPAVADVLAGAVAEGADAVLCTCSTIGAVAEACAPGLGVPVLRVDRPMAAAAAGHRRIVVAAALAGTLGPTADLIRQEAAGRDIELRTLLVEGAWERFEAGDREGYLDTVAAAVDAVREADVIVLAQASMADAAERTSTAVPVLSSPGPGLRAAADAVSAPPRGAGDA, encoded by the coding sequence ATGCTGGCGCTGCTCCACACCTCCCCGGTGCATGTCCCCGTCTTCGACGCCCTGCGCGACAGGCACCGTCCCTCGCTCGAGATGCTGCACCTCGTCCATGAGGATCTGCTCGTCCGTGCCAGGACCGACGGGCCGCAGGCGGTCGCGCCTGCCGTCGCGGACGTGCTCGCCGGAGCCGTTGCCGAGGGGGCGGACGCCGTCCTGTGCACCTGTTCCACGATCGGCGCGGTCGCCGAGGCATGCGCGCCCGGGCTCGGCGTACCGGTCCTTCGGGTCGACCGGCCCATGGCGGCGGCAGCCGCCGGGCACCGGCGGATCGTGGTGGCCGCGGCGCTGGCCGGCACCCTCGGGCCGACGGCAGACCTGATCAGGCAGGAGGCCGCGGGGCGTGACATCGAGCTGAGGACGCTTCTCGTCGAAGGCGCCTGGGAGCGCTTCGAGGCCGGTGACCGGGAGGGGTATCTGGATACGGTCGCGGCCGCCGTCGACGCGGTGCGTGAGGCGGATGTCATCGTTCTGGCCCAGGCGTCCATGGCGGACGCGGCGGAGCGCACGAGCACGGCCGTGCCCGTGCTCTCCAGCCCCGGACCAGGGCTGCGGGCAGCCGCCGACGCCGTTTCGGCACCGCCCCGCGGCGCCGGTGACGCGTGA
- a CDS encoding GlxA family transcriptional regulator, producing the protein MVATDPAPYRVALVSFPGIRAFDVSVITEVWGTDRTDRGVPAFDLRRVATVAAPVPMRGGLSLTPDRTLAWLPRADLILVPGLDDHLTPAPEPVLDALRRAHARGTTIAALCGGAFTLAQAGLLDGRCVITHWNLVDLLRAEHPRVTVVPDALFIEDGNIWTAAGTAAGIDLCLHLVRTAHGAEAAAAIARSMVTAPFRTGTQAQFIEHPIPRTDRDADALASVRAYAVHHLHEPLAVADLAAHAGMSARSFARHFAAATGTTPLRWLLDQRIAAAQKLLEHTDLPMPEVARRTGFGSEITMRQHFASRLATSPRAYRASFAAHARHSPALNPRRPPDA; encoded by the coding sequence ATAGTGGCCACCGACCCCGCGCCGTACCGTGTCGCCCTGGTGAGCTTCCCGGGCATCCGGGCCTTCGACGTCTCCGTCATCACCGAGGTCTGGGGCACGGATCGCACCGACCGCGGCGTCCCCGCATTCGACCTGCGCCGCGTCGCCACCGTCGCGGCGCCCGTCCCCATGCGCGGGGGGCTGAGCCTCACCCCCGACCGCACCCTCGCCTGGCTGCCCCGTGCCGACCTGATCCTGGTCCCCGGCCTGGACGACCATCTCACCCCCGCACCGGAACCCGTACTCGACGCCCTGCGCCGGGCGCACGCACGCGGCACCACCATCGCGGCCCTGTGCGGCGGCGCCTTCACACTCGCCCAGGCCGGTCTCCTCGACGGCCGCTGCGTCATCACCCACTGGAACCTCGTCGATCTGCTCAGGGCCGAGCACCCCCGCGTCACCGTCGTACCCGACGCCCTCTTCATCGAGGACGGCAACATCTGGACCGCCGCCGGTACGGCCGCCGGCATCGACCTGTGCCTTCACCTGGTCCGCACGGCCCATGGCGCCGAGGCTGCCGCGGCGATCGCCCGTTCCATGGTCACGGCACCCTTCCGCACCGGAACCCAGGCCCAGTTCATCGAGCACCCCATCCCGCGCACCGACCGCGACGCCGACGCACTCGCATCCGTACGCGCATACGCCGTCCATCACCTGCACGAACCGCTCGCCGTCGCCGACCTCGCCGCCCACGCGGGCATGTCGGCACGCTCTTTCGCCCGCCACTTCGCCGCGGCCACCGGCACAACGCCACTGCGCTGGCTCCTGGATCAGCGCATCGCCGCCGCGCAGAAGCTCCTCGAACACACCGACCTGCCGATGCCCGAGGTCGCCCGCCGTACGGGCTTCGGCAGCGAGATCACGATGCGCCAGCACTTCGCCTCGCGCCTCGCCACCAGCCCACGCGCCTACCGCGCCTCCTTCGCCGCCCATGCGCGGCACAGCCCGGCACTGAACCCACGGCGCCCGCCCGATGCCTGA
- a CDS encoding carbohydrate ABC transporter permease, with translation MSRATRPPRSPSAPPRSFLWTRRVILTFLTAFALLPVYVMVSTSLKPLQDVSGTFQWVPSGLTLRPYVDIWDTVPLARYFVNSLIVAGSATVLSVVIAVFAAYAVSRYRFRGKRVFTVTVLSTQMFPGILFLLPLFLIFVNVGNSTGVALYGSRGGLILTCLTFSLPFSIWMLIGYFDSIPKDLDEAAMVDGCGPLRALFKVVVPAAVPGIVAVSVYAFMTAWGEVLFASVMTNDATRTLAIGLRGYATQNDVYWNQVMAASLVVSVPVVAGFLLLQRYLVAGLTAGAVK, from the coding sequence ATGTCTAGGGCGACAAGGCCACCCAGGTCCCCGAGCGCGCCGCCACGGTCCTTCCTGTGGACGCGCCGTGTCATCCTCACGTTCCTGACGGCGTTCGCACTGCTGCCGGTCTATGTGATGGTGTCCACCTCGCTCAAACCGCTGCAGGACGTGTCGGGCACGTTCCAGTGGGTCCCGAGCGGGCTCACCCTGCGCCCGTACGTGGACATCTGGGACACCGTGCCGCTGGCCCGGTACTTCGTCAACTCGCTGATCGTGGCAGGCTCGGCGACGGTGCTGTCCGTGGTCATCGCGGTGTTCGCGGCGTATGCGGTCAGCCGCTACCGGTTCCGCGGCAAGCGGGTGTTCACGGTCACGGTCCTGTCCACCCAGATGTTTCCCGGCATCCTCTTCCTGCTCCCGCTGTTCCTGATCTTCGTCAATGTCGGGAACAGCACCGGGGTCGCCCTGTACGGATCGCGCGGCGGGCTGATCCTGACCTGTCTGACGTTCTCGCTCCCCTTCTCGATCTGGATGCTGATCGGCTACTTCGACTCCATCCCGAAGGATCTGGACGAGGCGGCGATGGTGGACGGCTGCGGGCCGCTGCGCGCGCTGTTCAAGGTCGTCGTGCCCGCCGCGGTGCCCGGCATCGTGGCCGTGTCCGTCTACGCGTTCATGACCGCATGGGGCGAGGTGCTGTTCGCGTCGGTGATGACGAACGACGCCACCCGCACGCTCGCCATCGGCCTGCGGGGCTACGCCACCCAGAACGACGTCTACTGGAACCAGGTCATGGCCGCCTCGCTGGTCGTCAGCGTGCCCGTCGTCGCCGGGTTCCTGCTCCTCCAGCGCTATCTCGTCGCGGGCCTCACCGCGGGGGCGGTCAAGTGA
- a CDS encoding carbohydrate ABC transporter permease: MTATMTPGHLDRAGTGGSTGKGDARRRVPRIPDRIRRGGLPYLLLLPAVVLELLVHLIPMAIGILMSFRRLTQFYIRNWSAAPWAGPDNYKFAVDVDAPIGRALLDSFFVTCVFTVLAVGLSWLFGVSAAIVMQENFRGRGFLRAVFLTPYALPVYAAVITWAFMFQRDNGLINHVLHDQLGLTDEPSFWLIGDNSFTALVVVAVWKSWPFAFLIVMAGLQNIPRELYEAAAIDGAGVWQQIRRITLPSLRPVNQVLVLVLFLWTFNDFNTPFVLFGRSAPEAADLISVHIYQSSFVTWNFGSGSAMSVLLLLFLLLVTAGYLLLTSRGRKADDV; encoded by the coding sequence ATGACCGCCACCATGACACCCGGCCACCTGGACCGGGCGGGCACCGGCGGGAGCACGGGCAAGGGGGATGCGCGCCGCCGGGTACCGCGCATCCCCGACCGGATCCGCCGCGGCGGCCTGCCCTACCTTCTGCTCCTGCCGGCCGTCGTGCTCGAACTGCTCGTCCATCTGATCCCGATGGCGATCGGGATCCTGATGAGCTTCCGCCGGTTGACCCAGTTCTACATCCGCAACTGGAGTGCGGCGCCCTGGGCCGGGCCGGACAACTACAAGTTCGCCGTCGATGTCGACGCCCCGATCGGCCGGGCACTGCTCGACTCGTTCTTCGTCACCTGCGTCTTCACCGTCCTGGCCGTCGGTCTCTCCTGGCTGTTCGGCGTGAGCGCGGCGATCGTGATGCAGGAGAACTTCCGGGGACGAGGGTTTCTGCGGGCCGTGTTCCTCACCCCGTACGCCCTGCCTGTGTACGCGGCCGTCATCACCTGGGCCTTCATGTTCCAGCGCGACAACGGCCTGATCAACCACGTGCTGCACGACCAGCTCGGGCTCACCGACGAGCCCTCTTTCTGGCTGATAGGCGACAACAGCTTCACCGCGCTGGTGGTCGTGGCGGTCTGGAAGTCCTGGCCGTTCGCGTTCCTCATCGTGATGGCCGGGCTGCAGAACATTCCGCGCGAGCTGTACGAGGCGGCGGCGATCGACGGGGCCGGGGTCTGGCAGCAGATCCGCCGCATCACCCTGCCGTCCCTGCGCCCGGTCAACCAGGTGCTGGTGCTCGTGCTGTTCCTGTGGACCTTCAACGACTTCAACACCCCGTTCGTGCTGTTCGGCAGGTCCGCACCGGAGGCCGCCGACCTGATCTCGGTGCACATCTACCAGTCGTCGTTCGTCACCTGGAACTTCGGCAGCGGCTCGGCGATGTCCGTGCTGCTGCTGCTCTTCCTGCTGCTGGTGACGGCCGGGTACCTGCTGCTGACCTCGCGAGGAAGGAAGGCCGACGATGTCTAG
- a CDS encoding extracellular solute-binding protein, which produces MRRTRAAAAVVVCALAAVTGCGGGTATDGAGSNESPRTLTYWASNQGPSIEADKKILTAELKKFEQQTGIKVKLEVIPWSDLLNRILAATTSGQGPDVLNIGNTWSASLQATGALLPWDEKNFGAIGGRERFVDSAVASAGAEGQDPAAVPLYSLAYALYYNKKMFADAGIDGPPATWDELVADGKKISRDGKWALGAEGGNLANNIHQAFVLGKQHGADFFDTSGKPTFTSDGAVAAVKQYVDFMAKDKIVAPGNAEYAQNQSLNDFAKGRTAMVLWQAAASTFAAQGMKPEDWGVAPVPVPAGEPGSGRNTNSMVAGINIAVFKNTRNIDGAKRFVKFMTSDEEQKLLNKSYGSIPPVKAAQQDPAFSAPDLKVLRDTLATSAAPLPQVPQESQFETAVGTAVKDLWADAAAGRPVTTESVRARMEKAQQLMQS; this is translated from the coding sequence ATGCGCAGAACACGAGCCGCAGCAGCCGTCGTCGTCTGTGCCCTCGCCGCCGTCACCGGCTGCGGCGGCGGCACCGCGACCGACGGCGCGGGCAGCAACGAATCGCCCAGGACACTGACCTACTGGGCCTCGAACCAGGGCCCCAGCATCGAGGCCGACAAGAAGATCCTCACCGCCGAGCTGAAGAAGTTCGAGCAGCAGACGGGCATCAAGGTCAAGCTCGAGGTCATCCCCTGGTCCGATCTGCTCAACCGGATCCTGGCCGCCACCACGTCCGGCCAGGGCCCCGATGTCCTGAACATAGGCAACACCTGGTCGGCCTCCCTCCAGGCGACCGGTGCCCTGCTGCCGTGGGACGAGAAGAACTTCGGCGCGATCGGAGGCCGGGAGCGCTTCGTCGACTCGGCGGTCGCCTCGGCCGGCGCAGAGGGCCAGGACCCGGCGGCCGTACCGCTCTACTCGCTCGCCTACGCGCTCTACTACAACAAGAAGATGTTCGCCGACGCGGGCATCGACGGCCCGCCCGCCACCTGGGACGAACTGGTCGCGGACGGCAAGAAGATCTCCAGGGACGGCAAGTGGGCGCTGGGCGCCGAGGGCGGCAACCTCGCCAACAACATCCACCAGGCATTCGTGCTCGGCAAGCAGCACGGCGCAGACTTCTTCGACACGTCCGGGAAGCCGACCTTCACTTCGGACGGCGCGGTCGCGGCGGTCAAGCAGTACGTCGACTTCATGGCCAAGGACAAGATCGTGGCGCCGGGAAACGCGGAGTACGCGCAGAACCAGTCGCTGAACGACTTCGCCAAGGGCAGGACGGCGATGGTGCTGTGGCAGGCCGCCGCGTCCACCTTCGCCGCACAGGGCATGAAGCCCGAGGACTGGGGCGTAGCCCCGGTGCCCGTGCCGGCCGGTGAGCCGGGCAGCGGCAGGAACACCAACTCGATGGTCGCGGGCATCAACATCGCGGTGTTCAAGAACACCAGGAACATCGACGGCGCGAAGAGGTTCGTGAAGTTCATGACCAGCGACGAGGAGCAGAAGCTCCTCAACAAGAGCTACGGCTCCATCCCGCCCGTCAAGGCCGCCCAGCAGGACCCGGCGTTCTCCGCCCCGGATCTGAAGGTCCTGCGCGACACGCTGGCCACCAGCGCCGCCCCGCTCCCCCAGGTGCCCCAGGAGTCGCAGTTCGAGACTGCCGTCGGGACCGCCGTCAAGGACCTGTGGGCGGACGCCGCCGCGGGACGACCGGTGACCACCGAGTCCGTCAGGGCACGCATGGAAAAGGCCCAGCAGCTGATGCAGAGTTGA
- the panD gene encoding aspartate 1-decarboxylase, with product MFRTMFKSKIHRATVTQADLHYVGSVTVDRDLMDAADLLPGELVHIVDITNGARLETYVIEGERGSGVIGINGAAAHLVHPGDLVILISYAQVDDAEARALVPSVVHVDADNRIVELGSDASAPVPGTDTARSPHAVV from the coding sequence ATGTTTCGGACAATGTTCAAGTCCAAGATTCACCGGGCCACCGTGACGCAGGCAGATCTGCACTACGTCGGCTCCGTCACTGTCGACCGCGATCTCATGGACGCCGCGGATCTGCTGCCCGGCGAGCTGGTGCACATCGTGGACATCACCAACGGCGCCCGCCTGGAGACCTACGTCATCGAGGGCGAGCGCGGCTCCGGCGTCATCGGCATCAATGGTGCGGCCGCCCATCTCGTGCACCCGGGTGACCTCGTGATTCTCATCAGTTACGCCCAGGTCGACGACGCCGAGGCCCGTGCGCTGGTGCCGAGCGTGGTCCACGTGGACGCGGACAACCGGATCGTGGAGCTCGGATCGGACGCGTCCGCGCCGGTGCCGGGCACCGACACGGCACGCAGTCCGCACGCCGTCGTCTGA
- a CDS encoding cysteine hydrolase family protein gives MEIALNAALVVVDVQKGFDEPAFWGPRNNPEADENIASLIDAWQATGRPVVFVRHDSSKPDSPLRPGHEGNGLKEYVEQRRGKGAAAELFVTKTVNSAFYGTPDLDAWFRAEGISQFVVAGIQTNMCAETTARMGGNLGYEVLFTLDATYTFDLEGPFGWRRSADELAQASAVSLHGGGFATVVTTKDVVAAAA, from the coding sequence ATGGAGATCGCACTGAACGCAGCACTGGTCGTGGTGGACGTACAGAAGGGCTTCGACGAGCCGGCCTTCTGGGGTCCGCGGAACAATCCGGAGGCCGACGAGAACATCGCCTCGCTCATCGACGCATGGCAGGCCACAGGGCGGCCGGTGGTCTTCGTCCGCCACGACTCGTCGAAGCCGGACTCGCCGCTGCGGCCGGGGCACGAGGGGAACGGCCTCAAGGAGTACGTCGAGCAGCGGCGAGGAAAGGGCGCAGCAGCGGAGCTTTTCGTGACCAAGACGGTGAATTCGGCCTTCTACGGGACGCCGGACCTGGACGCGTGGTTCAGGGCCGAGGGCATCTCGCAGTTCGTGGTGGCCGGGATCCAGACCAACATGTGCGCGGAGACCACCGCACGGATGGGTGGAAACCTCGGGTACGAGGTGCTCTTCACTCTGGACGCGACGTACACCTTCGACCTCGAGGGGCCGTTCGGCTGGCGGCGGTCCGCGGACGAACTGGCGCAGGCGTCGGCCGTGTCACTGCACGGCGGAGGCTTCGCGACGGTGGTCACGACGAAGGATGTCGTGGCCGCGGCGGCCTGA
- the gndA gene encoding NADP-dependent phosphogluconate dehydrogenase: MSGTAQIGVTGLAVMGRNLARNFARNGLTVAVHNRTPAKTRTLVQEFGDEGTFVAAESPEEFVAALERPRRLMIMVKAGEATDAVIEEFAPLLEEGDVIIDGGNAHFADTRRREKQLRERGIHFVGVGVSGGEEGALHGPSIMPGGSAESYASLGPLLEKIAAEAPDGTPCVSHVGPDGAGHFVKMVHNGIEYADMQLIAEAYHLLRDVAGYSPAQIAETFRAWNTGRLDSYLIEITAEVLAHTDAATGKPFVDIVTDQAEQKGTGRWTVQIALDLGVPVSGIAEAVFARSLSGHAELREASRNLPGPTAQPLAAEEAARFAERVEQALYASKIVSYTQGFHQIQAGSEAYDWGVDAGAVAALWRAGCIIRAAFLDRIRAAYDAQPELPSLLSDKQFAEEIGAAQDDWREVVATAARQGVPTPGFAAALAYYDALRAERLPAALTQGQRDFFGAHTYRRTDREGSFHTLWGGDRSEVTG, translated from the coding sequence ATGAGTGGAACTGCCCAGATCGGCGTCACCGGGCTCGCGGTGATGGGCCGCAATCTCGCACGTAACTTCGCCCGCAACGGCCTCACGGTCGCCGTGCACAACCGCACGCCGGCCAAGACGCGCACGCTGGTCCAGGAGTTCGGCGACGAGGGCACGTTCGTGGCGGCGGAGTCGCCCGAGGAGTTCGTGGCGGCGCTGGAGCGGCCGCGGCGACTGATGATCATGGTCAAAGCGGGCGAGGCCACGGACGCGGTGATCGAGGAGTTCGCGCCGCTGCTGGAAGAGGGCGATGTCATCATCGACGGCGGCAACGCCCACTTCGCCGACACCCGGCGCCGTGAGAAGCAGCTGCGCGAGCGCGGCATCCACTTCGTCGGGGTCGGCGTCTCCGGCGGCGAGGAAGGTGCGCTCCACGGCCCGAGCATCATGCCGGGCGGCTCGGCCGAGTCGTACGCCTCGCTCGGCCCGCTGCTGGAGAAGATCGCGGCCGAGGCGCCCGACGGCACGCCGTGCGTCTCCCATGTCGGCCCCGACGGCGCCGGCCACTTCGTGAAGATGGTGCACAACGGCATCGAGTACGCCGACATGCAGCTGATCGCCGAGGCGTACCACCTGCTGCGCGACGTCGCGGGCTACTCCCCCGCGCAGATCGCCGAGACCTTCCGCGCCTGGAACACCGGCCGGCTCGACTCGTACCTGATCGAGATCACCGCCGAGGTGCTCGCGCACACGGACGCGGCGACCGGGAAGCCGTTCGTCGACATCGTCACCGACCAGGCGGAGCAGAAGGGCACGGGCCGCTGGACCGTGCAGATCGCGCTCGACCTGGGGGTGCCGGTCTCGGGCATCGCCGAGGCGGTGTTCGCCCGTTCACTCTCGGGCCACGCGGAACTGCGCGAGGCCTCGCGCAACCTGCCCGGTCCGACGGCGCAGCCGCTCGCGGCCGAGGAGGCGGCGCGCTTCGCCGAGCGGGTGGAGCAGGCGCTGTACGCGTCCAAGATCGTGTCGTACACGCAGGGCTTCCACCAGATTCAGGCGGGCAGCGAAGCCTACGACTGGGGTGTCGACGCGGGGGCCGTGGCGGCACTGTGGCGGGCCGGGTGCATCATCAGGGCGGCGTTCCTGGACCGGATCCGCGCCGCGTACGACGCACAGCCGGAGCTGCCGAGCCTGCTGTCCGACAAGCAGTTCGCCGAGGAGATCGGCGCGGCACAGGACGACTGGCGCGAAGTCGTCGCGACGGCCGCCCGGCAGGGCGTCCCGACACCGGGCTTCGCGGCGGCGCTCGCGTACTACGACGCCCTGCGCGCCGAGCGTCTGCCGGCGGCGCTCACGCAGGGACAGCGTGACTTCTTCGGCGCGCACACCTATCGGCGCACCGACCGGGAGGGATCGTTCCACACCCTCTGGGGTGGTGACCGCTCGGAGGTCACGGGCTGA
- a CDS encoding GH1 family beta-glucosidase, whose product MNDLNALPSDFIWGAATAAYQIEGAVAEDGRSPSIWDTFSRTPGKVANGDTGDVACDHYHRWPEDIGLMKRLGLDAYRFSIAWPRIVPGGDGPVNEAGLAFYDRLVDGLLDAGITPFATLYHWDLPQALQDRGGWTSRETSEHFAAYASAVTERLGDRVKDWATLNEPLCSAWIGHLEGAMAPGLTDLDAAVRASYHLHLGHGLAVQAVRAASPDARIGIVNNLSPIEAASEREEDIAAAVRADGHTNRWWLDPIHGRGYPEDMLDLYGAELPERPGDLDTIATPLDWIGLNYYFRQIVEADPAGRAPYARQIDPAGARHTAMGWEVHADGLEQLLMRLTDEYGARRIHVTENGSAYPDAVRADGTVDDPERVRYLEEHLAACGRAVAKGAPLAGYFAWSLMDNFEWAYGYDKRFGLVHVDYATQKRTVKGSGHRYADIIRAAREGRAGRLRIRDTWSSRG is encoded by the coding sequence GTGAACGACCTCAACGCCCTCCCGTCCGACTTCATCTGGGGCGCGGCCACCGCCGCGTACCAGATCGAGGGAGCCGTCGCCGAGGACGGTCGCTCCCCGTCGATCTGGGACACCTTCTCCCGCACCCCGGGCAAGGTCGCGAACGGCGACACCGGTGACGTGGCCTGCGACCACTACCACCGGTGGCCCGAGGACATCGGACTGATGAAGCGACTCGGCCTGGACGCCTACCGGTTCTCGATCGCCTGGCCGCGGATCGTGCCCGGTGGCGACGGGCCGGTCAACGAGGCCGGACTCGCCTTCTACGACCGGCTGGTGGACGGTCTCCTCGATGCCGGGATCACCCCGTTCGCCACCCTCTACCACTGGGATCTGCCACAGGCCCTGCAGGACCGCGGCGGCTGGACCTCCCGTGAGACGTCCGAGCACTTCGCCGCCTACGCCTCCGCGGTCACCGAGCGTCTCGGCGACCGCGTCAAGGACTGGGCGACCCTCAACGAGCCGCTGTGCTCGGCGTGGATCGGCCATCTGGAGGGCGCGATGGCGCCGGGGCTCACCGACCTCGATGCGGCGGTACGGGCCTCCTACCATCTCCACCTCGGTCACGGTCTCGCCGTGCAGGCGGTCCGGGCGGCGTCGCCCGACGCGCGGATCGGCATCGTCAACAACCTCAGCCCGATCGAGGCGGCGAGCGAACGCGAGGAGGACATCGCGGCGGCGGTCCGCGCGGACGGCCACACCAACCGCTGGTGGCTGGACCCGATCCACGGCCGCGGCTATCCCGAGGACATGCTCGACCTGTACGGGGCCGAGCTGCCGGAGCGCCCCGGCGACCTGGACACGATCGCCACGCCGCTGGACTGGATCGGTCTGAACTACTACTTCCGCCAGATCGTCGAGGCCGACCCGGCCGGCCGGGCCCCGTACGCCCGGCAGATCGATCCGGCGGGCGCCCGGCACACCGCGATGGGCTGGGAGGTGCACGCGGACGGCCTGGAACAGCTGCTGATGCGGCTGACGGACGAATACGGCGCCCGGCGCATCCATGTCACCGAGAACGGCTCCGCCTACCCGGACGCCGTGCGCGCCGACGGCACCGTGGACGACCCCGAGCGGGTGCGGTACCTGGAGGAGCACCTGGCCGCGTGCGGCCGCGCGGTCGCCAAGGGCGCGCCGCTCGCCGGGTACTTCGCATGGTCGCTGATGGACAACTTCGAGTGGGCGTACGGCTACGACAAGAGGTTCGGCCTCGTCCATGTCGACTACGCGACACAGAAGCGGACCGTCAAGGGCAGCGGCCACCGGTACGCGGACATCATCCGCGCGGCTCGCGAAGGGCGCGCAGGGCGGCTGCGCATTCGTGACACCTGGAGCTCGCGCGGATAG